In Clostridiales bacterium, the genomic stretch TGCGCCTGAACTTGACGTTTATAAGAAGGAAATCGAAGAATACGCTATCCAAGAGGAGGACGTGCTCACTTACGCGCTGTTCCCGCAGCTTGCTATTCCGTTCTTCAAAAAGCGCGAAGCTAAGCTTCACGGCGTAGACAAGGCGATTTACGACAAAAATAATCCCGTACAACCGATATGAGAATACTGTTTACTAACGACGACGGCTACAATTCGCACGGATTGCACGCCGTCGCCGATTTGTTTAAGGACGAACACGAAATAGCCGTTGTTGCGCCCGATACGCAAAAGTCGGGCTTTTCGCATTCGTTTACCATGAAGCCGCATACCCTTACTTGCAGGGAAATAAAAGGCTACGGGTATAAGGTTTACGCTGTCGGCGGGACTCCCGTCGATTGCGTTAAGCTTGCGTGTACTACTATTTTCAAAGCGCCCGATCTTGTTATATCCGGCATAAACAACGGAGAAAATCTGGGAAGCGACGTTATGTATTCGGGTACGGTGTCGGCTGCGAGCGAAGGCGTGTTTTTGGGCAGTCGCGCGATCGCGTTGTCGCTTGATAACAATAAAGCCGCCGTCGACAGTGAATTCGACGCCTGCGCCGCTATATTCAAGGCTAATTTCGAAAAGATCATTTCGCTCGACATCCCCAAGAAAACGGTACTTAATATTAACTTCCCGAAAAGTTCGCCTAAGGGCGTGCGCGTAGAGAAGATGAATACGCAAGTTACCTTTATGGACTTGTACGATTTATCGCCCGACGAGATATATCGGCTCGGCGGATACCGCTGTCTTGACAATCTCGATAAAGCAAGCGACGAATGGCTGTGTCATAACGGGTATATAACTATAACTCCGCTGGTGATCGATCGCACCGATTACGGTACGCTGAATAAAATAAAAGATATCAAATTCAAATTATGAGAATAGCTGTTATAGGCGGTGGTGCGGCCGGACTTGTCGCGGCGGGAAGCGCAAAAGGCGCGGAAGTCGTTCTGTTCGAGCACACCGACAAAATTGGTAAAAAAATATATATAACGGGCAAGGGTAGGTGCAATTTTACCAACGTTTGCGACGAGAACGAGTTTTTGCAAAACGTAGTTACGAACCCGCAGTTCTTGCGGTCTGCGCTCGCTCGGTTTTCGCCTGAGGACGCTATTCGGCTTTTGAACGAAAACGGATGTAAAACCAAAATCGAGCGCGGCAGGCGCGCGTTCCCGCAATCGGACAAGGCAAGCGACGTTACAAAAGCTCTTACCAAGTACGCGCAAAAGAATAACGTAGATATTCGGCTGTATCACGAAATAAAAGAGATAAAACCCGATAACAACGGTTTTACGGTCAAGTATATCGGCGGCGCGGAAGCTTTCGACAAGGTCATAATGTGTACGGGCGGTATGAGCTACTCGGCGACGGGGTCTGACGGAAGCGCGTACGATTTTATAAAAAGCATGGGGCATAATATAACGCCACTTTATCCGTCGCTTGTTGCGCTGAATACCAAAGAGGACTTATCCGCCGCGGAAGGGCTTACGCTCAAAAACGTTACGGTGAGCGCCGACGGTGTTAAACCGATATTCGGCGATATGATGATAACAGATCGCGGCGTGTCCGGGCCGATCATTTTAACTTTATCTGCGTACTTGTCGCATCGTGCACATCCGTTCGATATAAAAATAGATTTTAAGCCCGCTATGACAGCGGACGAGCTTGATTCTCGGCTTGTTCGAGAATGGGGACTGATACAGAATAAACAGTTCAAGAATGCGCTGGACGAGCTGTTTCCGAAATCGATAATTCCGTTTATTATCAAAAAATCGAACATCAATCCTACGCGCGCGGTCAATTCGATCACCAAAGAGGAGCGTCGGTCGCTTGTTACGCTTATCAAGGGCTTCGGCTTGACTGTAATAAGCGACGTGGGCTTCGATCATGCGGTGGTTACGAGCGGCGGCGTTGACGTAAAACAGGTCAATCCCAAAACTATGGAGTCGCGCATTGTCAAAGGCTTATATTTCGGCGGCGAGGTGTTGGACGTTGACGCGCTTACCGGCGGATATAATTTCCATATAGCTATGGCGACGGGATATGCTGCGGGCACGAGTGCAGCCAAAAGCGTAGCGGAATAATTGCGAGGAGAATTTACAATGAGTAAAACGGTATCTATACGCGGTGCGATAACCGCCGAAAACGATAAAAATAGTATAGCTACGGCGGCGAAAAAGCTTGTCGATAAGCTGTATTTCAAAAACGGGATTGCCGACGGCGACGTAATTAATATTACGGTGTCTATGACGCCCGATCTTACGGCGTTTGCGGCAGCGACGGCTATTCGCGAAGCGGGGCATAACGTTGCGCTTTTTTCGGCTGTCGAGCCGACTGTCGACGGCGGGCTTAAAAAATGTATTCGCGTCATGATAACTGCGGAGTCGAATAATCCCGTTCGTAATATTTATCTCGGCGGTGCACGCTCTCTTCGTCCCGATATAGCCAAGGTATACGCGATAGCGCTGGACGGTCCGTCAGGCGCGGGTAAGAGCACGGTTGCTAAGCTCGTTGCCGCCAGGCTTAAAATCGTATATCTCGATACGGGCGCGCTCTACCGCGCGTTGGGGCTTAAGTGTCTTAAATCAAACGTTTCGACGAAGGACGGCAAAGCGGTAGAGAACTGTCTCAAAAACGTTTCGGTCGATATTAAATACGAAAACGGCGTTCAGCGCGTTTTGCTGGAAGGCGTGGACGTTTCGGGCGAAATCCGTACGCCCGCAGTGTCCATGGCGGCGAGCGAGGCTTCGGCTATTCCGTTCGTTAGGCAAAAGCTGTTAGGTATTCAGCGCGATATCGCGGCGAGCGGTTCGGTCATTCTCGACGGCAGGGATATAGGTACAGTCGTTTTGCCCGATGCGGAGTTTAAATATTTCCTTACCGCATCCGCCGAGATTCGCGCCAAGCGCAGGTTCGACGAGCTGACTGAAAAGGGACAAGCCGTTGTGTACGAAGATGTATTAAAGGACGTGATCGAGCGCGACCGTAACGACAGCACGCGCGCAGTTGCGCCGCTTAAACAAGCGTACGACGCAAAAGAAATCAATTCCGACGGTTTGACGGCGGAAGAAGTCGCGTCACTCATTATCGACGAGGTAACGGGGGATCTATAATGAACGGTTGGTATAAGTTCTTATACGTATTCTTGTATCCGCTTGCTAAGCTTTTGTTTCCGTGCAAGGTAATGGATAGGTACAAATACAAGAAATACGACCGCGGACAGATTATTTTAACCAATCACTTGTCGTGGATGGATATTCTTTACGTTTTCTTCGGTTTGCCGAACGGGTTGAAACGCGCGCTGTCCAAGAAAGAAAATAAGGGCGGCAAGTTCCAAACGTGGCTTATGAAAACGATCGGCGTAATTTTCGTCGACCGCGAAAAACCAGAACTGTCGTCAATGCGCGAGTGTATTAACGCGCTAAAAGGCGGCGATACGCTGGTTATCGCGCCCGAAGGTACGCGTAACAGGGTAAACCGCGAGCTTCAACCGCTTCATTCGGGTGCCGCTATGTTCGCGCTGAAAGGCAATGCGCGCGTCGTTCCTTACGTTATCCACCATAAAGGCAAGCTTTTTCATCGCAACTACGTGGCGGTAGGCGATCCCGTCGATTTGTCTGATCTTTTCGATAAGCGCGTTGATGAACCCGCGCTCAACGAAGCGACCGAACGGTTTAGAACAGGTATGCAGAAAACGCTCGACAAGCTCGATAATTGGGTGCTCGAAAAGGGCTGGAAGAAAGAAAAGAAAAAACTCAAAGCCGAGAAAAAGCAAAACAAAATACTTTCGGCACAGTACAAAAAAGCAAAGAAGGCTGCGTATGCTAAGGGTAATTGTAGCAAATAACGCAGGGTTTTGCTTCGGCGTTAAACGCGCGGTGGATACCGCGATAGTGCACGCCGGCGAAAAAAACTGCTATATCCTCGGCGATATCATTCATAATCAAACTGTCGTCGATGATCTTAAACGGCGCGGCATTAAAAAAATAAACGGCGTTGATGAGCTTCCCGAATTAAAGGACGGCGAAAACGGCTGTGTAATCATCCGCTCGCATGGCGCGGCGCAAAACACGTATTCGGCAATAAAAGACAAGGGTTATGAGGTAATGGACGCTACTTGTCCGTTTGTCGCCAAAATACACGATATTGTGCGTAAACATTACGACGCGGGCTATCATATAGTGATTATAGGCGAAAGTAAGCACGCCGAGGTCGAGGCTACGGCGGGCTGGTGCGACAATACCGCGACCGTTATCGATGTTGATAGCAACATAAACGAGCTTAGCCGTTATGACAAATTGTGTTTTGTTTGTCAAACCACATACGACGCGAAAAAATTTAAAGAAATTTCTAAAAAAATACGCGAAATGCAAGTTAAAACGGTTGAAATTTTCGACACGATTTGCTATACTACTTATGAGCGCCAAAGTGAAGCGGCCGATCTTGCCGAAAAGTGCGACGTAATGCTGGTAATTGGAGATAAAACAAGCTCAAACACCAACAAGCTTTACGACCTCTGCTCGGCTCGAAACGGTAATACGTATTTTATTCATTCAATCGGCGAACTCAAAAATATTATTTTTCCCCGCAGTGGCGTGGTAGGTATCGTCGCCGGGGCATCGACTCCGACCGAGTCGATTATGGAGGTAAAGACTTACATGGGTCAAGAATTTGGCGAAGCGAGCAACGAAGAGTTCATCAAAGCCATCAACAACGAAGAAACCGTAACTATCCGTAAGGGTAAAGCGATCACCGGCACAGTCATTTCGGCTAGCGAAGTCGGAATTCGTATCAACCTCGGCGGCAAGATCGACGGTTTGATCGAAAAGGACGAGGTTTGCGACGAGGGCGAGTACAAGCCCGAGGAATATCCTGTCGGTTCGGAAATCACCGCTATCATCACCGTCGAACGCGACGCTGCAAGCGGTTGCGTTTTGCTTTCCAAAAAGCGCGCCGACAGGCTTAAAAAGTCGGACGAGGAAGTCGATCAGATCCGCAACGGCGAAACGTTCGAAATTGTTATAAAAAAGGATATTAAAGGCGGACTTACCGGTCAGCTCGGCACGTATCGCGTATTCGTTCCCGCTTCTCAAATACGGCTTAAATTCGTACCCGATCTTAAAAAGTTCGTCGGAAAAACGCTTAGGCTTCGTGCGCTCGATATAGACGATATCAATCGTAAGATTGTTGCTTCTCAGCGAGTAATCCTTCAAGAAGAGAAGGAAGAAAAGGATAAAAAAGCCGAAATATTCTGGGAAAACGTTAAGCCCGACGTTGTAGTTGCGGGCGAAGTCAAGCGTATCAGCTCGTACGGCGCGTTCGTAAGCGTAGACGGTATCGACTGCTTGGCGCATATCGACCACCTTTCGTACTCGCATATCACTTCGCCGGACGAAGTGCTCGAAATCGGTAAGACCTATGACTTCTTGGTTCTTAAAGCCGACCGCGAGAAACAGCGCGTTTCGCTCGGTTACAGAGAGCTTCAACCGCACCCGTTTGATAAGTGCATGGAAAAGCATCCCGTAGGATCGATTGTTTTGGGTAAGGTTATAAGTGTTCTTCCTTACGGTGCGTTCGTAGAAATCGAGCCCGGCGTAGAGGGTCTTGTTCACGTATCCGAGGCAGCCGCTACTTACGTTAAGGACATTAACGAGGTTCTTCACAAGGGTGACGAGGTCAATGTTAAAGTCGTTGCTTATGACGATCAGCATCGCAAGACGACGCTCAGCATTAAACAGTGCATTGAGGACGCTCAGCCCACAGCCGTAAAAACCAGCAAGCCCGCCAAAAAGCAGGTCGAGGAAAGCGACGTTTACAGCGAAAAGTCCGACAACAATGTTTTTGCCAGCTTGCTTAAAAGCGTTGGCGACGACGCAGCCGGCGGCGAGAACTAAAAATTACGTAATCGAATCGCGTGTCCGACAATTTCGAACGCGCGATTTTTTCGTATTGACCAACGGAGGGATATGATGCCCATTTTGATTTCGATAATTTGTCCGTCTTGCGGAAGGACTGTAAAAGCGGAGCGTACGGCTAAACTCACTTGCAGTGAGTGCGGCAATACTTTCGGGTTCGCCGAGCTTCAAAAAAAGCGACTTATAATCGATACGCGCGCCGAAATGAAAGAAATGGCGGTCGCTCGCGATTACTTTATGAACGCCGAGTTTTCGGGTGCGCTCAAACATTTTCGCGCTGCGCTCGAACATAACAAAAACTCGTACTCGGCGCAGTACTTGGCGTCTCTTTGCGAAATATACCTAAAAGAAGGCAACGACGACTTTGACGAAATGACCGCCATAGTCGAGATGATTCGTTCGTCGCTCACCGTCATGGCAAAGAACGATGCGCCGGCAGCGGACAAGCTCGCTTTCATTAAGGCGATGCTTAACGAGATCAAAATATTGATCAATAAACGCATTTCCCGCGACGATTTATTCGAAGCCGATATCGATACGTTCAGAACGCTTACAGCAAATGATTTGTCCAAGCTTACGGATCTGTTCAAGATCGACAGGGAAATAATAATGCTTTATTCGCCGGATGTCGCAGCGGCGCTCTATGAAATAGCCGAAAACGCGGTTAAGGCATGTTATAGAGCCGTGCAAACGGTCATTGTCGGCGAGGAAATAATCACCCCCAGCGACGAAACGTACAAACACTTGTCGTCGCTTTGCAACGAGTATTGCTTTATTGCGCATTCGCTTGACGAGAAGTTCGACGCAAAAAATTATTCGCCCGACTTTACGCAGTGCAATATGCTAAACGACAAGGTGCTTAGTCGTTTTGCCAAGTTCGACGAGAATAACAAACAGTTCGCGAAGCGACACTTGATAGGCGATATAGAAGAATACAACAGTATTTTGTCCGAGTGCAAGCTTGCGCTTAAATTTACTACGCTCAGCTGCTATCGGTCCATGTGTTCGCGTCAGGTAGACCGTCATGCAAATCTTTTCTATAACGGGCTTGAACTCGTTTACAGGCTGTTACTGCCGCGCGTCGTTATGAACGACGAAAAAAAGATAGAGATTTATACAGGCAATTTCGTTGACGTTGTTGAGCTGTGCGAAACGCTTACCAAGTTCGTCGTCGACTCCTACGAGCTTAGCGAGGAAGTCGGTCAGTCGTTACACACTTTCTACGAGCGACTGTACGAGATTATCGATATGCACCTTGCTCCTGTGTTCGACAAGCTTTCCAAATCGCTCAATAAGATTAAGGAAACCAAAAACGACGAGTTCTATATTACTCAAAAGCTTTTGTACGATGGTGCATGCTGCTGTGTGCCTGCGCTTGCTAAGTACGTTGACTTTTCGGACGGGCGCGACAAAATGCGCGAAAGAATAGTCAAAATATGTAAGCTTGCCACCGAGGACTTTTTGCTGTTAAGCGGGTTCAAGATCGACGAGCTCGAACAGTCCAATTTTTACAGACCGATTTTGCAGATTTCGTCTGCGTTACTTGACGAAGAAGAATGATTTCGGTGTAACAAAAAATTTTCTTCCCGCATAAAACTTTGCTATGATATTCGATTTGCATAATGATTTTCCAACCGTTTACGCGCCGGAACGGTATAAAAGCTATCTCGAACAATGCAGAGTGAAAAACGCTGTTATCACAGGCGCGATATGGACGAGCGAATTTAAGTCGGACGCGCTCGCGCGTGTTAAATTTATAACGGACTCGCTTCGATACAAAACAGCTCCGCAAAAATGCTATATCGCGATAGAGGATATCGGGTTTTTGGCGGAAGGCGATGCGTACAAAAAGTTCGATTTCGGTCCGTATATATATTGTTCGCTCACATGGAACTATAACAACGCGTTTGCGGGTGGCGCGCTTGATAACGGCGTCCTTACCGAAAAGGGTAAAAGCGTGATTGATTTTATAAACGCAAGCTCTTGCGCAGTCGATCTCGCTCATCTCAATAAGCGCAGTTTTTATTCGGTGCTCGAACAGGCTCGGAAAATAGTTTGCTCGCATACCGGATTTAACTCGCATCAGCGCTCGCTCGATGATGGTCAAATCCATGCTATAATCGAGCGCGGCGGAGTGATTGGCTTATGCACGGTTACCGCGTTTACGGGTGCGAGCTCGTGCTTAGAATTTGAAGCGATAATCGATAGGTTCGTACAGAAACACGGTGTAGATAATCTTGCTATCGGTACCGATTTTAAAGGATCGACCGATATTCCGTCTGACCTTGCCGATTACGGCGCTATAAGCGTATTGAACTATAATTTGCGCAAGCGTGGTTATGGTGAAGACGATATAAAAAAGATTTTCTTTGACAACGCAACAAGGATATTATAATTTTGGGAGATATTCACATGAAAGACATTTACGAAAACCCGCTTATTACGCGTTATGCCGATAGGAAAACCGCCGAAATTTTTTCGGATGATTATAAATTTAAGCTGTGGCGTAAGCTGTGGATCGCGCTTGCCGAGAGCGAGAAAGAGCTTGGGCTTAATATCACCGACGAGCAAATCGCGCAAATGAAGAAGTTTGCCGACGATATAAACTACGATTACGCCGAAAAGGAAGAAAAGATCGTCCGGCACGACGTTATGGCGCATGTCCACGCGTTCGGCGAACAAGCCAAAAAGGCTAAGCCGATAATCCACCTTGGCGCTACGAGCTGCTATGTTACCGATAACGCAGAGCTTATTCAGATTTATGACGCACTCGAAGTAGTGCGTACTAAAATGCTTACCGTTATGGACAAGCTCCGCGCGTTTGCAATCAAGTATAAGAACTTGCCCGTGCTTGGTTATACGCATCTTCAGCCCGCGCAGCTGACAACGCTCGGCAAGCGCGCTACGCTCTGGCTTTACGATCTGTATCTCGACTATAACGACCTAAAATACCTAATGAGTAATTATAAGCTTCGCGGCGTTAAAGGCACTACGGGAACACAGGCGAGCTTTCTTTCGCTGTTCGACGGCGACGGGAATAAAGTAAAAGAGTTAAACCAAAAGGTAGTCGAAAAAATGGGCTTTAAGCAGGTGTTTGCCGTCAGCGGTCAAACGTATACCCGTAAGTTCGATTACTCGGTCGTGTCCGTGCTTTCGCAAATCGCTCAGAGCGCGTATAAGTTCGCCAACGATATGCGCATAATGCAATCGTTCAAGGAGGTCGAGGAGCCGTTCGAGAAAACGCAAATCGGCTCGTCGGCAATGGCGTACAAGCGCAATCCCATGCGCAGCGAGCGCATCTGCGCACTTGCGCGTTTCGTAGAAAGTATGCCGTTTAACGAGAGCGTTACGGCTTCGACGCAATGGTTCGAGCGCACGCTCGATGACAGCGCGAATAAGCGTTTGACTATTCCGCAAGCCTTCCTTGCGCTCGACGGCGTGCTTAATATCTATATCAATATCACCGAGAATATGGTCGTTTATCCCAACGTTATCGCGCGAAGAATTAACGACGAGCTTCCCTTTATGGCTACCGAGGAAATTCTTATGGAATGCGTTAAGGCGGGCGGGGACAGGCAAGAGCTCCACGAGGCTATTCGTCGTCACTCCATGGACAGCGCCAAGCAGGTCAAAGAATTCGGCAAGAGTAACGATCTTATAGACAGGATCAAAGCGGATAAAAAGTTTTCCGCGATCAAGGACAGTATCGACGGCATACTTAAACCCGAAAACTTCGTCGGGCGTGCGCCTGCGCAGGTGGACGATTTCTTAGCCGAGTATATCGATCCGTTGTTCAAGAGCGAAAACTACACGCCGTACGAGCCCGATATAAGAGTTTAATCGTAATAGTTTGTTCTATTAAACCTATAAAATCTTCATCGAAAATTTTGTAATAAGTATTGAATTGTAATTTTACTTATGATATAATACAAGTGAATTTGAAAAGCAAATTCACTTGTATTTTTATTGGGAGGAGTTAGGCTATGCCCAAGAAATCGGTCGAGATGAAAAAACCTGAAAAAACTAAGAAAGCGACGGAAAAGATACCCGCAAAAATCAAGCTATCAAAGAATAAACGCAAGGTTTTGTTAGTCGGTTCAGAGGCTTATCCGTTCGTCGGCACGGGCGAATTGGGCGAGTCGCTGGGCGGACTTTCTCGCGCTATCAATGACGGCGGGGAATACCAAGCGTGTGTAATACTTCCGCTCTACGAGAGCTTTCCGCAAGAGCGGCGCAAGGATCTTGAATTCATGTGCTGGACATTCGTTCCGCTCGCATGGCGTAATCAATATTGCGGACTGTTCCGCATTACCGAGGGTAATACCGTATATTACTTCGTAGACAACGAGTATTACTTTAAGCGCAATAATCTTTACGGCTACTACGACGACGGCGAACGGTTCGCGTTCTTTTGTCGCGCAGTGCTTGAACTCTTGCCTAAGCTTGATTTTTCGCCCGATATTTTGCACTGTCACGATTGGCAAACGGCGCTCGTTCCCATTTACTACAAGCTGTTCTATGCCAATAGTGATGGCTATCGAAATATCAAAACCGTATTCACAATTCATAATATAGAGTATCAGGGCTGGTACAATAAAGACACGCTTTCTGACGTTTTCGGTATATCCGAGAGCGAGTTCGGCAGTATCGAACATTTCGGAGAGATAAACTTAATGAAAGGCGCGATCGACTATGCGGACGCCATTACTTCTCTCAGTCCGACGTATGCCGACGAGCTTATGCAAATCGACTATGCGCACGGGCTTGACGGCGATATCCGTCGCAATAGTCACAAGCTACGCGGTATTCTTAACGGTATAAATACCGATATTTACGATCCCGAAACCAATCCGTCGCTGTTTGCACATTATTCGGCAGACGTTAAAAAGGGTAAAGCGGTCAACAAAGCGGGACTGCAAAAGATGCTGTGGCTACCCGTAAATAAAGACGTGCCGATCATCGCCATGATCACACGGTTTGACGCGAATAGCGGTATGGATATCGTTCGTGCGGCAATGCCGGAGCTTCTCGCGCGTAACGTCCAGTTTATTGTCCTCGGCACGGGCGAGCATGACCATGAGGCGTTCTTCTCGCATATGCAAGAGGTATACGACAATAAAATGCGCGCGATTATCGCTGCTAATACGGATATGGCGCAGCAAATATATTCGGGTGCGGATATTTTACTTATGCCGAGCAAGATCGAGCCGTGCGGCTCGGCGCAAATGATCGCTTGCCGTTACGGAACCGTTCCCGTC encodes the following:
- a CDS encoding NAD(P)/FAD-dependent oxidoreductase — encoded protein: MRIAVIGGGAAGLVAAGSAKGAEVVLFEHTDKIGKKIYITGKGRCNFTNVCDENEFLQNVVTNPQFLRSALARFSPEDAIRLLNENGCKTKIERGRRAFPQSDKASDVTKALTKYAQKNNVDIRLYHEIKEIKPDNNGFTVKYIGGAEAFDKVIMCTGGMSYSATGSDGSAYDFIKSMGHNITPLYPSLVALNTKEDLSAAEGLTLKNVTVSADGVKPIFGDMMITDRGVSGPIILTLSAYLSHRAHPFDIKIDFKPAMTADELDSRLVREWGLIQNKQFKNALDELFPKSIIPFIIKKSNINPTRAVNSITKEERRSLVTLIKGFGLTVISDVGFDHAVVTSGGVDVKQVNPKTMESRIVKGLYFGGEVLDVDALTGGYNFHIAMATGYAAGTSAAKSVAE
- a CDS encoding 1-acyl-sn-glycerol-3-phosphate acyltransferase, whose product is MNGWYKFLYVFLYPLAKLLFPCKVMDRYKYKKYDRGQIILTNHLSWMDILYVFFGLPNGLKRALSKKENKGGKFQTWLMKTIGVIFVDREKPELSSMRECINALKGGDTLVIAPEGTRNRVNRELQPLHSGAAMFALKGNARVVPYVIHHKGKLFHRNYVAVGDPVDLSDLFDKRVDEPALNEATERFRTGMQKTLDKLDNWVLEKGWKKEKKKLKAEKKQNKILSAQYKKAKKAAYAKGNCSK
- the surE gene encoding 5'/3'-nucleotidase SurE, producing the protein MRILFTNDDGYNSHGLHAVADLFKDEHEIAVVAPDTQKSGFSHSFTMKPHTLTCREIKGYGYKVYAVGGTPVDCVKLACTTIFKAPDLVISGINNGENLGSDVMYSGTVSAASEGVFLGSRAIALSLDNNKAAVDSEFDACAAIFKANFEKIISLDIPKKTVLNINFPKSSPKGVRVEKMNTQVTFMDLYDLSPDEIYRLGGYRCLDNLDKASDEWLCHNGYITITPLVIDRTDYGTLNKIKDIKFKL
- a CDS encoding (d)CMP kinase is translated as MITAESNNPVRNIYLGGARSLRPDIAKVYAIALDGPSGAGKSTVAKLVAARLKIVYLDTGALYRALGLKCLKSNVSTKDGKAVENCLKNVSVDIKYENGVQRVLLEGVDVSGEIRTPAVSMAASEASAIPFVRQKLLGIQRDIAASGSVILDGRDIGTVVLPDAEFKYFLTASAEIRAKRRFDELTEKGQAVVYEDVLKDVIERDRNDSTRAVAPLKQAYDAKEINSDGLTAEEVASLIIDEVTGDL
- a CDS encoding adenylosuccinate lyase; this encodes MKDIYENPLITRYADRKTAEIFSDDYKFKLWRKLWIALAESEKELGLNITDEQIAQMKKFADDINYDYAEKEEKIVRHDVMAHVHAFGEQAKKAKPIIHLGATSCYVTDNAELIQIYDALEVVRTKMLTVMDKLRAFAIKYKNLPVLGYTHLQPAQLTTLGKRATLWLYDLYLDYNDLKYLMSNYKLRGVKGTTGTQASFLSLFDGDGNKVKELNQKVVEKMGFKQVFAVSGQTYTRKFDYSVVSVLSQIAQSAYKFANDMRIMQSFKEVEEPFEKTQIGSSAMAYKRNPMRSERICALARFVESMPFNESVTASTQWFERTLDDSANKRLTIPQAFLALDGVLNIYINITENMVVYPNVIARRINDELPFMATEEILMECVKAGGDRQELHEAIRRHSMDSAKQVKEFGKSNDLIDRIKADKKFSAIKDSIDGILKPENFVGRAPAQVDDFLAEYIDPLFKSENYTPYEPDIRV
- a CDS encoding bifunctional 4-hydroxy-3-methylbut-2-enyl diphosphate reductase/30S ribosomal protein S1 is translated as MLRVIVANNAGFCFGVKRAVDTAIVHAGEKNCYILGDIIHNQTVVDDLKRRGIKKINGVDELPELKDGENGCVIIRSHGAAQNTYSAIKDKGYEVMDATCPFVAKIHDIVRKHYDAGYHIVIIGESKHAEVEATAGWCDNTATVIDVDSNINELSRYDKLCFVCQTTYDAKKFKEISKKIREMQVKTVEIFDTICYTTYERQSEAADLAEKCDVMLVIGDKTSSNTNKLYDLCSARNGNTYFIHSIGELKNIIFPRSGVVGIVAGASTPTESIMEVKTYMGQEFGEASNEEFIKAINNEETVTIRKGKAITGTVISASEVGIRINLGGKIDGLIEKDEVCDEGEYKPEEYPVGSEITAIITVERDAASGCVLLSKKRADRLKKSDEEVDQIRNGETFEIVIKKDIKGGLTGQLGTYRVFVPASQIRLKFVPDLKKFVGKTLRLRALDIDDINRKIVASQRVILQEEKEEKDKKAEIFWENVKPDVVVAGEVKRISSYGAFVSVDGIDCLAHIDHLSYSHITSPDEVLEIGKTYDFLVLKADREKQRVSLGYRELQPHPFDKCMEKHPVGSIVLGKVISVLPYGAFVEIEPGVEGLVHVSEAAATYVKDINEVLHKGDEVNVKVVAYDDQHRKTTLSIKQCIEDAQPTAVKTSKPAKKQVEESDVYSEKSDNNVFASLLKSVGDDAAGGEN
- a CDS encoding glycogen synthase; its protein translation is MKKPEKTKKATEKIPAKIKLSKNKRKVLLVGSEAYPFVGTGELGESLGGLSRAINDGGEYQACVILPLYESFPQERRKDLEFMCWTFVPLAWRNQYCGLFRITEGNTVYYFVDNEYYFKRNNLYGYYDDGERFAFFCRAVLELLPKLDFSPDILHCHDWQTALVPIYYKLFYANSDGYRNIKTVFTIHNIEYQGWYNKDTLSDVFGISESEFGSIEHFGEINLMKGAIDYADAITSLSPTYADELMQIDYAHGLDGDIRRNSHKLRGILNGINTDIYDPETNPSLFAHYSADVKKGKAVNKAGLQKMLWLPVNKDVPIIAMITRFDANSGMDIVRAAMPELLARNVQFIVLGTGEHDHEAFFSHMQEVYDNKMRAIIAANTDMAQQIYSGADILLMPSKIEPCGSAQMIACRYGTVPVVRETGGLNDSVVDAYNGDFGNGYKFARHAADDLIGAIDRAVGLYNDYKDKWAGLVDRAMRTDFSWSISANKYVAFYNEHL